A single genomic interval of Zingiber officinale cultivar Zhangliang chromosome 4A, Zo_v1.1, whole genome shotgun sequence harbors:
- the LOC121970134 gene encoding splicing factor U2af small subunit B-like, with the protein MAEHLASIFGTEKDRVNCPFYFKIGACRHGDRCSRLHNRPTISPTLLLSNMYHRPDMITPGVDAQGQPIDPEKIQEHFEDFYEDIFEELNKFGELESLNVCDNLADHMIGNVYVQYREEDQAAAAMRALQGRFYSGRPIIIDFSPVTDFREATCRQFEENSCNRGGYCNFMHVKQIGRELRRKLFGRYRRTGMRRSRSRSHSPSPYHKKSSRDYDRGDNRVRGDYRDRGDYYDGGRSGDRHGSHEKDGGRRRHGSPRRTKSPVREGSEERRAKIERWNREREQKQG; encoded by the coding sequence ATGGCGGAACACTTGGCTTCTATCTTTGGCACAGAAAAGGACAGGGTGAACTGCCCATTTTACTTCAAGATTGGAGCTTGCCGGCATGGGGATAGGTGCTCACGGCTCCACAACCGCCCCACTATATCCCCAACCTTGCTGCTTTCCAATATGTATCACCGACCTGACATGATCACTCCAGGTGTTGATGCTCAGGGGCAGCCAATTGATCCTGAAAAGATCCAAGAGCACTTTGAGGATTTTTATGAGGACATTTTTGAGGAGCTTAATAAGTTTGGTGAGCTCGAGAGCCTTAATGTATGTGACAACCTTGCTGACCATATGATTGGAAATGTCTATGTTCAGTATAGGGAAGAGGATCAAGCAGCTGCTGCAATGAGGGCCTTACAGGGACGGTTCTACTCAGGACGGCCTATAATTATCGATTTCTCGCCTGTCACAGACTTTAGGGAAGCCACGTGCCGTCAGTTTGAAGAAAATAGTTGCAACCGTGGTGGATATTGCAATTTCATGCATGTGAAACAAATTGGTAGGGAATTACGAAGGAAGTTGTTTGGCCGGTACCGAAGAACTGGCATGCGAAGAAGTAGAAGTCGGAGTCATAGTCCAAGCCCATATCATAAGAAGAGTTCACGTGATTATGATCGTGGTGACAATCGTGTTCGTGGTGATTATCGTGATCGTGGTGATTATTATGATGGTGGGAGGAGTGGGGACAGACATGGAAGCCATGAAAAAGATGGAGGTAGACGGAGACATGGAAGCCCAAGACGCACTAAGAGTCCAGTTAGGGAAGGAAGCGAGGAACGTAGAGCTAAAATTGAGCGATGGAACCGAGAAAGGGAGCAGAAACAAGGGTGA